The Styela clava chromosome 10, kaStyClav1.hap1.2, whole genome shotgun sequence genome window below encodes:
- the LOC120337249 gene encoding CDP-diacylglycerol--inositol 3-phosphatidyltransferase-like, translating into MTKKIVTAHDIFMFVPNLIGYGRIVLAIVAFYFIKTNYIIAAACYILSGFLDAFDGHAARLLNQGTKFGAMLDQLTDRAATACLCVALATFYPQYMFWFQMSLALDIVSHWMHLHVSQLGGTSHKSIGLEGNPIMRLYYTSRPVLFAMCSGNELFFAMLYLLHFTEGPLIEFAGLNLGLVRLVLYLSTPIMIGKAVISLIHLVDASRRLAEVDAEERSKAE; encoded by the coding sequence ATGACTAAAAAGATAGTTACTGCAcatgatatttttatgtttgtacCCAATCTGATTGGCTATGGGAGAATCGTGCTTGCTATAGTAGCATTCTACTTtatcaaaacaaattatattattgctgCCGCGTGTTATATTCTCAGTGGATTCCTAGATGCATTTGATGGTCATGCAGCTCGTCTTCTTAATCAAGGAACAAAGTTTGGTGCAATGTTGGATCAGTTGACGGACCGTGCGGCCACAGCTTGTTTATGTGTGGCACTTGCTACATTTTACCCTCAATATATGTTCTGGTTTCAAATGAGCTTAGCACTTGATATTGTAAGCCATTGGATGCACTTGCATGTTTCTCAGCTTGGAGGAACAAGTCACAAAAGCATTGGTTTAGAGGGGAACCCGATCATGCGGCTGTACTACACATCCCGGCCTGTATTGTTTGCAATGTGCAGTGGAAATGAATTATTCTTTGCCATGCTGTATCTCTTGCATTTCACTGAAGGCCCGTTGATAGAATTCGCTGGATTGAATCTCGGTCTTGTCCGATTGGTTCTTTACCTCAGTACACCCATCATGATCGGAAAAGCAGTGATCAGTTTGATACATTTGGTTGATGCTTCGCGAAGACTTGCAGAAGTGGATGCTGAAGAACGATCCAAAGCTGAATAG
- the LOC120337247 gene encoding uncharacterized protein LOC120337247 isoform X1: MSPTNCWNLRVTAEVNQGGRRYMEDVTAVQFERAKQNKKVVEYAAFAIFDGHGGKEAAHFARDNILDNIKCQKGFFSKDVEQVKKSIKDGFIATHHQMWQHLPTWPKTYNGHPSTAGTTVSLVLIRGNKMYVANVGDSMVVMGTREYRFKNNARAFQAMELTVDHKPELPEEKKRIEHCGGCVMNKAGVNRVVWNRPKITHSGPIRRSTKLDRIPFLAIARSLGDLWSFNSELNEFIVSPVPDVHCYDLVDGREQFIVLASDGLWNMVRPYESVTSAGTFDQRKQQKLVTGTPAHELVQLALDRWKMRAMRADNTSVIVVYIERKKMESTAKKRDTYSESWTSARLEGSKTPDDNMPYRNADKETEVVNSDPPTPRLEDETRTGLVPVPLGAPIPPQVEAESSDLSSKDVEPLQDSSISSSSGDIDENRICKPIPKLVRSNRRNRLDDMMSESTSEGDDIDKPSSSNIAENQSGNDDDTSESKPVRRVTRRLSKDIEKSTKRSTRSSHGKNNDDKEGEKKAVKRRKSEEFTTTASKCRKIGSPSERAGRTETRRSTPALAKTAATIKRRTEKLGKSAQTSLQKRPNSAERLAVKSQTAKPAPKLNPVARRKSEPVLARRSTRVPKTPAKISK, from the exons ATGTCTCCCACAAATTGTTGGAATTTACGAGTGACTGCTGAGGTGAATCAAGGAGGAAGGAGATACATGGAAGATGTGACGGCAGTGCAATTCGAAcgtgcaaaacaaaacaaaaaagttgtGGAATATGCCGCATTTGCTATATTTGATGGACATGGCGGCAAAGAAGCCGCACATTTTGCCAGAGACAATATTTTAGACAATATTAAATGTCAAAAAGGATTTTTTTCTAAAGATGTTGAACAAGTTAAGAAGTCAATAAAAGACGGATTTATCGCAACACATCACCAAATGTGGCAACATTTACCCACATGGCCAAAGACGTATAACGGACATCCCAGTACAGCAG gtACAACTGTTAGTCTGGTCCTTATCCGAGGAAACAAGATGTACGTTGCTAATGTTGGTGATTCAATGGTAGTCATGGGAACAAGAGAATATCGCTTCAAAAATAATGCCAGGGCTTTTCag GCTATGGAGCTGACCGTTGATCATAAACCTGAATTaccagaagaaaaaaaaagaattgaacACTGTGGAGGATGTGTTATGAATAAAGCTGGAGTAAATAGAGTCGTATGGAACAGACCTAAAATAACACACAGTGGTCCAATCAGAAG AAGCACAAAACTTGACAGAATACCATTTCTTGCAATTGCACGTTCACTCGGTGATTTATGGAGCTTCAATTCAGAATTAAATGAATTTATAGTATCGCCAGTACCTGATGTGCATTGCTATGACTTAGTTGATGGAAGAGAACAATTTATTGTACTTGCAAGTGACGGACTTTGGAATatg GTTCGTCCTTATGAATCTGTCACGAGTGCTGGGACATTTGATCAAAGAAAGCAACAAAAATTAGTAACTGGTACTCCTGCACATGAATTAGTACAACTAGCATTGGATAGATGGAAAATGCGGGCGATGAGAGCAGATAACACAAGCgttattgttgtttatattGAAAGAAAGAAAATGGAATCGACTGCTAAGAAAAG GGATACTTATTCTGAAAGTTGGACAAGTGCAAGACTAGAAGGCTCCAAAACTCCAGATGACAACATGCCCTATCGAAATGCTGACAAGGAAACTGAGGTTGTTAACTCAGATCCACCTACACCAAGACTTGAAGATGAAACCAGAACTGGTTTGGTACCTGTTCCCCTTGGTG CTCCCATTCCACCTCAAGTTGAAGCTGAATCATCTGATTTAAGTTCCAAAG ATGTGGAGCCGCTTCAGGACAGCAGCATATCTTCATCAAGTGGTGATATTGATGAGAATCGCATTTGCAAACCAATTCCAAAATTAGTTCGATCTAACAGGAGGAACAGGCTTGACGACATGATGTCAGAATCGACCAGTGAAG GGGATGATATTGATAAACCAAGCAGTAGTAATATTGCCGAAAATCAATCTGGAAACGACGATGATACTTCAG aatcaAAACCAGTACGTAGAGTTACAAGGAGATTATCCAAAGATATTGAAAAATCGACGAAGCGATCCACAAG ATCATCACACGGCAAGAACAACGATGACAAGGAAGGAGAAAAGAAAGCTGTTAAGCGTAGAAAATCTGAAGAATTTACAACAACGGCATCCAAGTGTCGCAAGATTGGTTCACCGTCGGAGAGGGCAGGACGAACTGAAACTCGTAGATCGACACCTGCACTTGCAAAAACAGCCGCAACTATCAAAAGAAGAACAGAAAAATTGGGAAAATCTGCACAAACGTCACTTCAAAAGAGACCAAACTCTGCTGAAAGACTCGCAGTCAAATCACAAACAGCTAAACCTGCTCCAAAACTAAACCCTGTTGCAAGACGTAAAAGTGAACCTGTCCTGGCGCGAAGAAGTACTCGTGTTCCTAAAACTCCAGCAAAAATTTCGAAATAA
- the LOC120337247 gene encoding protein phosphatase 1D-like isoform X2, giving the protein MSPTNCWNLRVTAEVNQGGRRYMEDVTAVQFERAKQNKKVVEYAAFAIFDGHGGKEAAHFARDNILDNIKCQKGFFSKDVEQVKKSIKDGFIATHHQMWQHLPTWPKTYNGHPSTAGTTVSLVLIRGNKMYVANVGDSMVVMGTREYRFKNNARAFQAMELTVDHKPELPEEKKRIEHCGGCVMNKAGVNRVVWNRPKITHSGPIRRSTKLDRIPFLAIARSLGDLWSFNSELNEFIVSPVPDVHCYDLVDGREQFIVLASDGLWNMVRPYESVTSAGTFDQRKQQKLVTGTPAHELVQLALDRWKMRAMRADNTSVIVVYIERKKMESTAKKRDTYSESWTSARLEGSKTPDDNMPYRNADKETEVVNSDPPTPRLEDETRTGLVPVPLGAPIPPQVEAESSDLSSKDVEPLQDSSISSSSGDIDENRICKPIPKLVRSNRRNRLDDMMSESTSEESKPVRRVTRRLSKDIEKSTKRSTRSSHGKNNDDKEGEKKAVKRRKSEEFTTTASKCRKIGSPSERAGRTETRRSTPALAKTAATIKRRTEKLGKSAQTSLQKRPNSAERLAVKSQTAKPAPKLNPVARRKSEPVLARRSTRVPKTPAKISK; this is encoded by the exons ATGTCTCCCACAAATTGTTGGAATTTACGAGTGACTGCTGAGGTGAATCAAGGAGGAAGGAGATACATGGAAGATGTGACGGCAGTGCAATTCGAAcgtgcaaaacaaaacaaaaaagttgtGGAATATGCCGCATTTGCTATATTTGATGGACATGGCGGCAAAGAAGCCGCACATTTTGCCAGAGACAATATTTTAGACAATATTAAATGTCAAAAAGGATTTTTTTCTAAAGATGTTGAACAAGTTAAGAAGTCAATAAAAGACGGATTTATCGCAACACATCACCAAATGTGGCAACATTTACCCACATGGCCAAAGACGTATAACGGACATCCCAGTACAGCAG gtACAACTGTTAGTCTGGTCCTTATCCGAGGAAACAAGATGTACGTTGCTAATGTTGGTGATTCAATGGTAGTCATGGGAACAAGAGAATATCGCTTCAAAAATAATGCCAGGGCTTTTCag GCTATGGAGCTGACCGTTGATCATAAACCTGAATTaccagaagaaaaaaaaagaattgaacACTGTGGAGGATGTGTTATGAATAAAGCTGGAGTAAATAGAGTCGTATGGAACAGACCTAAAATAACACACAGTGGTCCAATCAGAAG AAGCACAAAACTTGACAGAATACCATTTCTTGCAATTGCACGTTCACTCGGTGATTTATGGAGCTTCAATTCAGAATTAAATGAATTTATAGTATCGCCAGTACCTGATGTGCATTGCTATGACTTAGTTGATGGAAGAGAACAATTTATTGTACTTGCAAGTGACGGACTTTGGAATatg GTTCGTCCTTATGAATCTGTCACGAGTGCTGGGACATTTGATCAAAGAAAGCAACAAAAATTAGTAACTGGTACTCCTGCACATGAATTAGTACAACTAGCATTGGATAGATGGAAAATGCGGGCGATGAGAGCAGATAACACAAGCgttattgttgtttatattGAAAGAAAGAAAATGGAATCGACTGCTAAGAAAAG GGATACTTATTCTGAAAGTTGGACAAGTGCAAGACTAGAAGGCTCCAAAACTCCAGATGACAACATGCCCTATCGAAATGCTGACAAGGAAACTGAGGTTGTTAACTCAGATCCACCTACACCAAGACTTGAAGATGAAACCAGAACTGGTTTGGTACCTGTTCCCCTTGGTG CTCCCATTCCACCTCAAGTTGAAGCTGAATCATCTGATTTAAGTTCCAAAG ATGTGGAGCCGCTTCAGGACAGCAGCATATCTTCATCAAGTGGTGATATTGATGAGAATCGCATTTGCAAACCAATTCCAAAATTAGTTCGATCTAACAGGAGGAACAGGCTTGACGACATGATGTCAGAATCGACCAGTGAAG aatcaAAACCAGTACGTAGAGTTACAAGGAGATTATCCAAAGATATTGAAAAATCGACGAAGCGATCCACAAG ATCATCACACGGCAAGAACAACGATGACAAGGAAGGAGAAAAGAAAGCTGTTAAGCGTAGAAAATCTGAAGAATTTACAACAACGGCATCCAAGTGTCGCAAGATTGGTTCACCGTCGGAGAGGGCAGGACGAACTGAAACTCGTAGATCGACACCTGCACTTGCAAAAACAGCCGCAACTATCAAAAGAAGAACAGAAAAATTGGGAAAATCTGCACAAACGTCACTTCAAAAGAGACCAAACTCTGCTGAAAGACTCGCAGTCAAATCACAAACAGCTAAACCTGCTCCAAAACTAAACCCTGTTGCAAGACGTAAAAGTGAACCTGTCCTGGCGCGAAGAAGTACTCGTGTTCCTAAAACTCCAGCAAAAATTTCGAAATAA
- the LOC120337941 gene encoding hematopoietic prostaglandin D synthase-like yields the protein MPAYKLHYFDARGRAEVIRLIFAYKGVEYEDKRYKWEDFASKEIKESMPLEQMPALELDGVRYGQSGAIARYLAREYGLTPECTMEQFFVDMFCGCLDDLGDKWVKAQGDEKKLQEYKDETIPSMLAKIEKIVDQEDTFKTGFFGTKISLADLTLVAYGYFALGQNKDAFKNAPKLFKLYESINKIPEIAAWVKKRPKTDY from the exons ATGCCTGCCTACAAGCTTCATTATTTTGATGCCAGAGGTCGTGCCGAAGTGATAAGACTCATATTTGCTTACAAAGGAGTTGAATATGAAGATAAGAGATATAAATGGGAGGATTTTGCTTCTAAAGAAATCAAAGAAT cAATGCCACTTGAACAAATGCCGGCTCTTGAACTTGATGGTGTAAGATACGGCCAATCAGGGGCAATTGCCCGATATCTTGCCAGAGAATATGGGCTGACTCCAGAATGTACCATGGAACAATTCTTTGTTGACATGTTCTGTGGATGCTTGGACGACCTTGGTGACAAGTGGGTGAAGGCGCAAGGAGACGAAAAG AAACTGCAAGAATACAAAGATGAAACGATACCCAGTATGCTtgccaaaattgaaaaaatagtgGACCAAGAAGATACTTTCAAGACAGGATTTTTCGGAACGAAA atCAGCCTTGCAGACTTGACACTGGTGGCATACGGGTATTTTGCACTTGGACAGAATAAAGATGCGTTCAAGAATGCACCAAAATTGTTCAAGCTCTATGAAAGCATAAACAAAATTCCTGAAATTGCTGCATGGGTGAAGAAGCGTCCCAAGACAGATTACTAG